GGGCGATCTAGCTATTGAGGATGTGCTTAGGCTCGGGGGAGAGAGGGTTGTGCTCGCATGCGATATAAGGGGAGGCTATGTTGTTCACAGTGGTTGGAGAGCTAGCACAGGGCTTGGGATCAGGGATATCCTCAGAAGATATGCCGAAGCCGGCTTCAAGCTCTTTCTAGTCACAATAGTTGAGAGGGATGGAACAATGGGTGGTCTGGATCTCAAAGCCCTATCTATGATCCCCGATATATATAGGAGGCATATAATCTATTCCGGAGGGGTTTCGTCTAAGAGGGATCTTGAGGTGCTTAGGAGGGAAGGGTTTAGAGGGGCTGTTGTTGGGAAGGCTTATTATGAGGGTCTCCTCTCTCCACATGATATAGCCTCTATGGAGGATAGCTAACATGGTTACCATAAGGATCATCCCGTGCCTTGATATGGATAAAGGTGTTGTTGTGAAGGGAAGGAGCTTCCTAGATCTACGAGTTGTTGGAGACCCCGTAGAGCTGGCAAGGAGATATGAGGAGGAGGGTGCTGATGAAATAGCTGTGCTAGATATAAGCGCATCTCCAGAGGGTAGGGAGTTCTCACTCGACGCGCTGAAGAGGATAGCTAGGGAGATCTCGATACCAATATTGGCTGGGGGAGGCATCAGAAGTATTGAAGATGCGGAGAAGCTCTTCAGAGCCGGGGCTGACAAGGTTAGTGTGAATACATATGCTGTTAAAAGGCCGGAGCTGATAAGGGAGATATCATCGAAATACGGGTCTCAATCAACAGTTGTTGCGATAGATGCTAGGAGGGTTGGGAATAGGTATAAAGTATATATAGGGGGTGGAAGGGTTGAAACAGATCTAGACCCCTTTTCATGGGCATCAAAGGCCGTAGATCTAGGTGCTGGTGAGATCCTCCTCACATCGATAGACGCGGATGGATCTAGATCAGGCTATGATCTCGAGTTAATAAGGGGGGTCTCAAGCTCTGTCAGTGTTCCAGTAATAGCCAGCGGTGGCGCCGGATCCCCTGAGGATATGGCTATGGCAATCATAGCCGGGGCCTCTGCGGTTCTCGCAGCATCGATCTTCCACTATGGGATCTACAGGATCTATGATGTTAAGAAATACCTAGCTGATAAGGGATTTCAGGTGAGGATCTAGATGAAGGAGATAGAAGATCTCCTAAGAGAGATAGACTTTGAAAAGGGGGGAGGCCTTGTCCCAGTTATTGTTCAGGATGCCATTACAAAGGAGGTCTTGATGCTTGGATACGCTAACCGAGAGGCCCTTTTAAAGACAATAGAAACTGGCTATGCACACTTCTGGAGCAGATCCAGAGGCAGGCTTTGGATGAAGGGCGAGACATCGGGGAATCTTCTGAGGGTTGAAGAGATACTTATAGACTGTGATGGCGACTCTATCATCTATATCGCAAGACCCTCGGGGCCTGTATGTCATACGGGGAATAGGAGTTGTTTCTTCAAAAGCTATAGGATTTCTATGAGGCCTCTCCACCCTAAATAGGTTTCCACCATATAAATAACGATCCTAGCTACTCTACAGCTGGCTCCTCCATATATACCACGCCATTGTCAGCATCTATAGAGACTCTACCCCCTATGGGTAGTGGATATACATGGTGCCCATGCTCATCTCCCCCGTGGCAGCATGGGAAGTTTATGAAGGATGGCGAGGCCACATATCTCCTAGCCCTATCCACTATAACCTCCTCCAGACTCGGTGTTGGGGCTCTCACCTCTGGCTCTGGGAATTCGCCGAATATGATCCCAGATGCTCTCTGTAGATGGCCTCCATGGGCTAGTGCTGTGAGATAGTTATCCACCCTCCACGCATCCTCCCTTATATCCTCTATAAATAATATCTTCCCCTCTGTGTTCACAGCATATCTTGTGCCCTGTAGAAGTGTGAATATGATTAGGTTTCCACCGACAACCTCTCCAGAGGCTCTCCCAGGGTTTATGGTCTTTGGGAATGGCCCTTCTTCTGGTGGCGCTAGTTCGAGCACCTCTCCCATGAGGATCTTTATCACCATCTCCAGGTTTTTCTGATACCTCCTCATACCTATCTCATCACCTAGCTTGGGGGTGGTGGCTATCATCTCACCATGTATACTTACAAGCCCTATCCTAGAGTATAGGGCGTTCTGCAGGCTGGTAACATCGCTGAAACCTATGAATGGCTTGGGATTCCTCTCGATCACATCATAGTCTATTAGATCCAATAGCCTGAGGCCGCCCGCGCCGCCTCTAACACACCATATAGCTCCCACATCATCCCTCTTAAACCCCTCAACAATATCCCTAGCCCTCACCTCATCAGGGGCTGATAGATACCATCTCCTCATAGCATATTTAACGCTCTCCCCAGCTATGATGCTAAAACCCTGCTTCCTAAGGATCTCTATGCCGAGGCTGAGATTCATATTTGGATATACTGGGTAGCTCGAGGGTGCAACAAGATAGATCTTAGATCCAGGTTTTATCTTAGGAGGCTTTATCCTGG
This window of the Sulfolobales archaeon genome carries:
- the hisF gene encoding imidazole glycerol phosphate synthase subunit HisF codes for the protein MVTIRIIPCLDMDKGVVVKGRSFLDLRVVGDPVELARRYEEEGADEIAVLDISASPEGREFSLDALKRIAREISIPILAGGGIRSIEDAEKLFRAGADKVSVNTYAVKRPELIREISSKYGSQSTVVAIDARRVGNRYKVYIGGGRVETDLDPFSWASKAVDLGAGEILLTSIDADGSRSGYDLELIRGVSSSVSVPVIASGGAGSPEDMAMAIIAGASAVLAASIFHYGIYRIYDVKKYLADKGFQVRI
- a CDS encoding LD-carboxypeptidase, whose protein sequence is MRARIKPPKIKPGSKIYLVAPSSYPVYPNMNLSLGIEILRKQGFSIIAGESVKYAMRRWYLSAPDEVRARDIVEGFKRDDVGAIWCVRGGAGGLRLLDLIDYDVIERNPKPFIGFSDVTSLQNALYSRIGLVSIHGEMIATTPKLGDEIGMRRYQKNLEMVIKILMGEVLELAPPEEGPFPKTINPGRASGEVVGGNLIIFTLLQGTRYAVNTEGKILFIEDIREDAWRVDNYLTALAHGGHLQRASGIIFGEFPEPEVRAPTPSLEEVIVDRARRYVASPSFINFPCCHGGDEHGHHVYPLPIGGRVSIDADNGVVYMEEPAVE
- the hisI gene encoding phosphoribosyl-AMP cyclohydrolase codes for the protein MKEIEDLLREIDFEKGGGLVPVIVQDAITKEVLMLGYANREALLKTIETGYAHFWSRSRGRLWMKGETSGNLLRVEEILIDCDGDSIIYIARPSGPVCHTGNRSCFFKSYRISMRPLHPK
- a CDS encoding HisA/HisF-related TIM barrel protein, whose amino-acid sequence is MEVHVALDIYGGMVVRITRGDPRDIIIYSRNPIEKGLEILDAGVKRIHIVDLEAAIEGRSISRLTLETARRLKEAGGFVTIAGGIRRVSDLESALETGADRVVVGTAIYRGDLAIEDVLRLGGERVVLACDIRGGYVVHSGWRASTGLGIRDILRRYAEAGFKLFLVTIVERDGTMGGLDLKALSMIPDIYRRHIIYSGGVSSKRDLEVLRREGFRGAVVGKAYYEGLLSPHDIASMEDS